The Leucobacter viscericola genome includes a window with the following:
- the dnaN gene encoding DNA polymerase III subunit beta codes for MRFTVNRDVFSESVSFAVKLLPQRPTQPLLSGALIEAEGDQLTISSFDYEVSARTTITAEVSEPGRALVSGRLLSEIASRLPHSDVEVSLLESRVEVRCGSATFSLPAMPAEEYPQVPRVDSVSGSVPAEEFADAIAQVSLAASKDDVTPVITGVQFEVSENSLTLTATDRYRVATRSIDWESQGAQETLTALVPSKIVTEVGKTFANDGQVQVSIVKDGERELIAFTGASKTVTSLLIKGNYPPVGRLFPTDIDNYAVMNTAELVEAVGRVGLVLEREAALRFSFVEGTVTLEAAGTEAAQAVETVDVHLVGEEMVVSLKPQFLLDGLRSTHSEFARIAFTRTDTPGKPGPVLITSQSSKEEADEESFRYLLQPNLLLR; via the coding sequence ATGCGATTCACCGTCAATCGTGACGTGTTTAGCGAGTCGGTTTCGTTTGCGGTGAAGCTTCTTCCGCAGCGTCCAACACAACCACTCTTGAGTGGCGCGCTTATCGAAGCCGAAGGCGATCAACTGACGATCTCCTCCTTCGACTATGAAGTTTCGGCTCGAACCACGATTACCGCTGAGGTTTCCGAGCCCGGCCGCGCCCTGGTATCCGGGCGTTTGCTCAGCGAGATTGCTTCGCGTTTGCCCCACTCTGACGTTGAGGTTTCACTTCTCGAGAGTCGAGTCGAAGTTCGTTGTGGATCCGCGACGTTTAGTTTGCCCGCCATGCCGGCCGAGGAGTACCCACAGGTTCCTCGCGTTGACTCCGTTTCAGGCTCGGTTCCGGCCGAGGAGTTTGCCGATGCCATTGCTCAGGTTTCGCTTGCGGCATCCAAAGACGATGTAACACCCGTTATCACCGGCGTCCAGTTCGAGGTGAGTGAAAACTCACTGACTCTGACGGCAACTGACCGTTATCGTGTGGCTACTCGCAGCATCGACTGGGAGAGCCAGGGGGCGCAAGAGACGCTCACCGCTCTGGTACCCTCAAAGATCGTTACCGAGGTTGGCAAGACGTTCGCCAATGACGGCCAGGTTCAGGTCTCCATCGTGAAGGATGGAGAGCGCGAGCTTATTGCGTTTACCGGTGCCTCAAAGACGGTTACGTCGCTGCTCATCAAGGGAAATTATCCTCCCGTTGGTCGGCTGTTCCCGACGGACATTGACAACTATGCAGTCATGAACACGGCCGAGCTTGTTGAGGCTGTTGGGCGTGTGGGTCTGGTTCTCGAGAGGGAAGCAGCGTTGCGATTCTCTTTTGTCGAGGGAACCGTCACGCTTGAGGCTGCGGGAACAGAAGCCGCTCAGGCAGTAGAAACCGTCGATGTTCATCTCGTCGGCGAAGAGATGGTTGTGTCCCTGAAGCCGCAGTTCCTGCTCGATGGACTAAGATCAACACACTCCGAGTTTGCGCGGATCGCATTCACGCGTACGGATACTCCTGGCAAGCCCGGACCCGTGTTGATTACCAGCCAAAGCAGCAAGGAGGAAGCCGATGAAGAGAGCTTCCGTTATCTGCTGCAGCCTAACTTGCTGTTGCGCTAG
- the rpmH gene encoding 50S ribosomal protein L34: protein MSKRTFQPNNRRRAKVHGFRARMRTRAGRAIVAARRGKGRSKLTA, encoded by the coding sequence ATGAGCAAGCGTACGTTCCAGCCCAACAACCGTCGTCGCGCAAAGGTGCACGGTTTCCGTGCCCGCATGCGCACCCGCGCGGGTCGCGCCATTGTCGCCGCACGTCGCGGCAAGGGCCGCTCGAAGCTCACAGCTTAA
- the rnpA gene encoding ribonuclease P protein component, translated as MPARQHRITRGDDYRRIVRSGRRVGGALGITHAVFRTPEDPARFGFIVSKAVGNAVTRNLVRRRLKLIAQRQINDGLSGVDIVFRMLPASASATFTELEGEANRALSRFRREADAQ; from the coding sequence ATGCCTGCTCGGCAACATCGAATCACCCGGGGTGACGACTATCGACGCATCGTGCGTTCTGGTCGCCGCGTGGGCGGTGCCTTAGGCATAACCCACGCGGTTTTTCGTACTCCAGAAGATCCAGCGCGCTTCGGCTTCATCGTTTCTAAAGCCGTTGGTAACGCGGTGACTCGAAACCTCGTTCGGCGTCGCCTCAAGTTAATCGCTCAGCGCCAGATCAACGATGGGCTTTCTGGTGTCGATATCGTCTTTCGGATGTTGCCCGCGAGTGCTTCAGCAACCTTCACTGAACTTGAGGGTGAAGCCAATCGTGCGCTGAGCAGGTTTCGCAGGGAGGCCGATGCTCAATGA
- the yidD gene encoding membrane protein insertion efficiency factor YidD, with translation MKSALLEIWLLPRNLAIAFMHAYRRVVSPLYGEVCRYYPSCSRYALEAYQQRGFVVGVVLTTWRLLRCNPFSSGGIDDVKPGLRRYLVISSRGFVRPTQRKA, from the coding sequence ATGAAATCGGCACTGCTTGAAATTTGGCTTCTCCCCCGCAATCTTGCGATTGCCTTCATGCACGCGTACCGTAGAGTCGTTTCTCCCCTCTACGGTGAAGTGTGCAGGTATTATCCATCCTGTTCCCGGTACGCTCTTGAGGCATACCAACAGCGCGGTTTTGTCGTCGGAGTGGTCTTGACCACCTGGCGGCTGCTGCGGTGTAACCCCTTTAGTTCGGGCGGCATCGACGATGTTAAGCCCGGGCTTCGACGCTACCTCGTGATTAGCTCACGCGGTTTTGTCCGTCCCACCCAGCGAAAGGCCTAA
- the yidC gene encoding membrane protein insertase YidC → MDFFETILWPLRWLVELVLAVWHQVFTWFGMDPAGGLTWLLSIIGLVVVVRSALIPITVRQIRSQRRMMDLAPEMKKVQDKYKGKKDQFSREAMSRETMALYKKHGTNPFSSCLPILIQMPIFFSLFYVLRHAAENTPGIGFMNEKLTASFNQADLFGAPLKMTFTQGWEQGNWTIVVMLGLIMILMIASQFFTQLQIMSKNVSDETKNSPMYRQQRILLYIIPFAFLFSGVTFPLALNIYWFTSNLWTMGQQFIVIRNMPTPGSEAWRARQARLRAKGKLTEEEAAVEDARQARETGQQGQRQQPVSAKRAKKKGK, encoded by the coding sequence GTGGATTTCTTCGAGACAATACTCTGGCCGCTGCGTTGGCTCGTTGAGCTCGTGCTTGCGGTCTGGCACCAGGTCTTTACCTGGTTCGGAATGGATCCCGCCGGCGGACTTACCTGGCTGCTGTCCATCATCGGTCTGGTGGTTGTCGTGCGTTCGGCACTGATCCCGATCACCGTTCGCCAGATTCGCTCGCAGCGACGCATGATGGATCTTGCGCCCGAGATGAAAAAGGTGCAGGACAAGTACAAGGGTAAGAAGGATCAGTTCTCGCGTGAGGCCATGAGCCGCGAGACTATGGCTCTGTACAAGAAGCACGGCACCAACCCGTTCTCCTCGTGCCTGCCGATCCTGATCCAGATGCCCATCTTCTTCTCGCTGTTCTACGTGCTGCGTCACGCCGCGGAGAACACCCCCGGCATTGGCTTCATGAACGAGAAGCTCACCGCGAGCTTCAACCAGGCGGACCTGTTTGGTGCGCCGCTCAAGATGACCTTCACCCAGGGTTGGGAGCAGGGCAACTGGACCATCGTTGTCATGCTCGGCCTCATCATGATCCTCATGATTGCCTCGCAGTTCTTCACGCAGCTGCAGATCATGTCGAAGAACGTATCCGACGAGACCAAGAACTCCCCGATGTACCGCCAGCAGCGCATCCTGCTTTACATCATCCCCTTCGCATTCCTGTTCTCGGGTGTGACCTTCCCCCTCGCCCTGAACATTTACTGGTTTACCTCGAACCTGTGGACCATGGGTCAGCAGTTCATCGTGATTCGTAACATGCCGACACCCGGCAGTGAGGCTTGGCGCGCGCGTCAGGCACGACTCCGCGCCAAGGGTAAGCTGACGGAAGAAGAGGCAGCTGTTGAAGACGCGCGCCAGGCGCGCGAGACTGGCCAGCAGGGCCAGCGTCAACAGCCAGTGAGCGCCAAGCGCGCAAAGAAGAAGGGCAAGTAA
- a CDS encoding protein jag: MTTEQTESDRPTEELSLAELEADGDLAADYIEGLLDIADLDGDIDIDVANGRAYVSVTGGDESLDRLASSSAVQALQDLTRLAVQAKTGRFSRLIVDVGGSRSARELELKKMVDAAIAQIAAGREQVALEPMSSYERKLVHDEVAERGYFSESKGEGRDRRLIIKRP, translated from the coding sequence GTGACTACCGAGCAAACGGAGAGTGATCGTCCCACTGAGGAACTCAGCCTTGCAGAGCTTGAGGCCGATGGTGATCTGGCGGCTGATTACATCGAGGGTCTTCTCGATATCGCGGATCTTGACGGTGACATCGACATCGATGTTGCAAACGGTCGCGCCTATGTCTCCGTCACCGGCGGTGACGAGAGCCTCGATCGCCTAGCCAGCTCAAGTGCCGTCCAGGCACTGCAAGATCTGACGCGTCTCGCCGTTCAGGCAAAGACGGGCCGTTTCTCACGTTTGATCGTGGATGTTGGCGGATCCCGCAGCGCTCGTGAACTCGAGCTCAAGAAAATGGTCGACGCTGCAATCGCGCAGATTGCCGCCGGTCGTGAGCAGGTCGCACTCGAGCCGATGTCGTCATATGAGCGCAAGCTTGTGCACGACGAGGTTGCCGAGCGTGGTTACTTCTCCGAGTCCAAGGGTGAGGGGCGGGATCGCCGCCTCATCATCAAGCGTCCATAG
- the rsmG gene encoding 16S rRNA (guanine(527)-N(7))-methyltransferase RsmG codes for MIETEPSVTAELAGDRVDVLRAFTADLAARGEELGLIGPLELPRLWTRHILNSAVLAPLIRSGGRVADIGTGGGMPGLVLGIIRPDAEFLLIEPMERRCAWLNEQIEGLELTNVEVRRGRAEEFHGAFEVDQVTARAVTALRKLVPLTAPLLRDGGEMLFLKGAAIHDEIEAAQKVLKKYRLQDISVEELGEGQLTETTRVFRARLGTHG; via the coding sequence ATGATCGAGACGGAACCTTCGGTAACCGCGGAGCTTGCCGGTGATCGTGTTGACGTACTGCGAGCGTTCACTGCGGATCTCGCTGCCCGCGGTGAAGAACTCGGGCTCATCGGGCCCCTCGAACTTCCGCGTCTGTGGACTCGTCACATACTGAACAGCGCTGTGCTTGCGCCGCTCATTCGAAGCGGTGGACGCGTGGCCGACATCGGCACCGGTGGTGGGATGCCCGGGCTGGTGCTCGGGATCATTCGACCCGATGCAGAGTTTTTGCTGATTGAGCCTATGGAGCGCCGCTGCGCCTGGCTGAACGAACAAATCGAAGGACTTGAACTGACCAACGTTGAGGTTCGCCGGGGCCGCGCCGAGGAGTTTCATGGTGCCTTCGAGGTGGACCAGGTCACAGCTCGTGCCGTAACCGCGCTGCGCAAACTCGTTCCGCTGACCGCTCCCCTGCTGCGCGACGGCGGAGAGATGTTGTTCTTGAAGGGGGCCGCGATCCACGACGAAATTGAGGCGGCCCAGAAAGTGCTCAAGAAGTATCGCCTGCAAGATATTTCGGTCGAAGAGCTCGGTGAGGGTCAGCTGACCGAAACAACACGCGTATTTCGGGCTAGGCTTGGTACCCATGGCTGA
- a CDS encoding ParA family protein — protein sequence MAEVENSLVGDHLVDKIRRRRRLAETRSPLPETTRVITVSNQKGGVGKTTTTVNLASALARRGANVLVIDLDPQGNASTALGVQHRPEVTSIYDVLLGDNSLQDALQVSTDNENLHCVPSTINLAGAEIELVSLVAREQRLRTALETFLRESERTYHYVFIDCPPSLGLLTVNAFVAANEVLIPIQCEYYALEGLSQLLGNIQLIQKHLNPGLQVSTILLTMYDARTNLAQEVAGEVRSHFPNEVLNAVVPRSVRISEAPSYGQTVHAYDGASIGALAYLEAAAEMADRGASGKEQADAANNERA from the coding sequence ATGGCTGAAGTGGAGAATTCGCTCGTCGGCGACCACCTCGTCGACAAGATTCGGCGACGCCGCAGACTCGCGGAAACACGATCACCCCTGCCCGAGACAACGCGGGTCATTACGGTCTCGAACCAAAAGGGTGGCGTGGGTAAAACGACCACCACCGTAAACCTCGCTTCGGCCCTCGCGCGCCGCGGTGCGAACGTTCTCGTGATTGACCTTGACCCGCAGGGCAACGCGTCGACCGCGCTCGGTGTGCAGCACCGACCCGAGGTGACCAGCATCTACGATGTGCTGCTCGGCGACAACAGTCTGCAGGATGCGCTTCAGGTCTCGACCGACAACGAGAACCTCCACTGCGTACCCTCAACGATCAACCTGGCCGGAGCCGAGATTGAACTCGTTTCGCTTGTTGCGCGTGAGCAGCGCCTGCGCACGGCCCTCGAAACTTTCCTGCGTGAGTCAGAGCGCACGTACCACTACGTGTTCATTGATTGCCCTCCCTCACTGGGGCTGCTGACGGTTAACGCGTTTGTTGCGGCAAACGAGGTGCTGATCCCGATCCAGTGTGAGTACTACGCGCTTGAGGGTCTGAGTCAGTTGCTTGGCAACATCCAGTTGATCCAGAAGCATCTCAACCCTGGCCTGCAGGTCTCCACGATTCTGCTCACCATGTACGACGCGCGCACCAACCTCGCCCAAGAGGTTGCTGGCGAAGTGCGATCTCACTTTCCAAACGAGGTGCTGAACGCCGTGGTTCCGCGATCCGTTCGAATTTCTGAGGCACCCAGCTACGGCCAGACGGTGCACGCGTATGACGGTGCTTCCATTGGTGCGCTGGCGTACTTGGAGGCGGCGGCCGAGATGGCCGATCGTGGCGCAAGTGGAAAAGAACAGGCAGACGCCGCGAACAACGAGAGGGCATAG